A region of Telopea speciosissima isolate NSW1024214 ecotype Mountain lineage unplaced genomic scaffold, Tspe_v1 Tspe_v1.0169, whole genome shotgun sequence DNA encodes the following proteins:
- the LOC122647803 gene encoding uncharacterized mitochondrial protein AtMg00820-like yields the protein MSALGKNDSWDLVTLPLEKKSVGYKWVFVVKQKANGTVERYKARLVARGFTQTHGIDYQETFAPVAKMNTVRLADTLTIGISSKNVGSLVSKFGMFDIDAPT from the exons ATGAGTGCCCTGGGAAAAAATGACAGTTGGGACTTGGTGACTCTTCCTCTAGAAAAGAAATCCGTAGGCTACAAGTGGGTTTTCGTAGTTAAACAGAAGGCTAATGGaacagtggaaagatacaaggcaaggctggttgctAGAGGTTTTACCCAGACtcatgggattgactatcaggaaacaTTTGCCCCAGTAGCTAAGATGAACACTGTCAGG TTAGCTGATACTCTCACTATAGGAATTAGTAGTAAAAATGTTGGTTCTTTAGTTAGCAAGTTTggcatgtttgatattgatGCACCAACTTAA